A region of Thermobifida halotolerans DNA encodes the following proteins:
- a CDS encoding NUDIX hydrolase, producing MDFSDTAAPALVDALAWVHVRDGRVLKVRSTGKDVFYLPGGKREPGESDAEALTREVAEEVSVRLDPATLELFTVVDAAAHGYPEGTRVRLACYTAEFAGTLAPSSEIAELAWFTAADADRCPPAGVRVLEELARRGLVEG from the coding sequence ATGGACTTCTCCGACACCGCCGCCCCCGCCCTCGTGGACGCGCTGGCCTGGGTGCACGTTCGCGACGGAAGAGTGCTCAAGGTCCGCTCCACCGGCAAGGACGTCTTCTACCTTCCGGGAGGCAAGCGCGAACCGGGTGAGAGCGACGCCGAGGCGCTGACGCGGGAGGTCGCCGAAGAGGTGTCGGTACGGCTCGACCCGGCGACGCTGGAACTGTTCACGGTGGTCGACGCGGCCGCGCACGGCTATCCGGAGGGCACCCGGGTCAGGCTGGCCTGCTACACCGCCGAGTTCGCCGGGACGCTCGCCCCCAGTTCCGAGATCGCCGAGCTCGCCTGGTTCACCGCGGCCGACGCCGACCGGTGCCCTCCGGCGGGGGTGCGGGTGCTGGAGGAGCTGGCGCGGCGGGGACTGGTGGAGGGCTGA
- a CDS encoding polysaccharide deacetylase family protein has protein sequence MSPRSARRRRVLVGASVLLCLSLVLWGLNTLVNSRTFQLGGTLVHRVATDARVVALTFDDGPTEYTEEVLATLAELDVTATFYLTGRELEENPGAGRLIAGAGHELGNHSYSHRRMVFHSPDFVASEIERTDEAIRATGYSGEITFRPPNGKKLYVLPRYLAEHGRTTVTWDVEPDSDATADADTIVAQTVRQVRPGSIVLLHVMYDSREASRAAIAPVVESLRADGYEFVTVSELLRYR, from the coding sequence ATGTCCCCACGTTCGGCCCGGCGCCGCCGCGTCCTGGTCGGTGCCTCGGTCCTGCTCTGCCTCTCTCTCGTCCTGTGGGGCCTGAACACCCTGGTGAACTCGCGCACCTTCCAGCTCGGCGGGACCCTCGTGCACCGGGTGGCGACCGACGCGCGCGTCGTGGCGCTGACCTTCGACGACGGTCCCACCGAGTACACCGAGGAGGTTCTGGCCACGCTGGCGGAACTCGACGTCACGGCCACCTTCTACCTGACCGGTCGGGAACTGGAGGAGAACCCCGGTGCGGGTCGGCTCATCGCCGGGGCCGGGCACGAGCTGGGCAACCACTCCTACTCGCACCGGCGGATGGTGTTCCACTCCCCCGACTTCGTCGCCTCGGAGATCGAGCGCACCGACGAGGCGATCCGCGCGACCGGCTACTCGGGGGAGATCACCTTCCGTCCCCCCAACGGCAAGAAGCTCTACGTGCTCCCGCGGTACCTGGCCGAGCACGGCAGGACCACGGTGACCTGGGACGTCGAACCGGACTCCGACGCGACCGCCGACGCCGACACGATCGTGGCCCAGACGGTGCGGCAGGTGCGGCCCGGGTCGATCGTCCTGCTGCACGTGATGTACGACAGCCGGGAGGCGAGCCGTGCCGCGATCGCTCCCGTCGTCGAGTCGCTGCGGGCCGACGGCTACGAGTTCGTGACCGTGTCCGAACTCCTCCGGTACCGGTGA
- a CDS encoding DNA repair helicase XPB, with protein sequence MSGPLIVQSDRTLLLEVDHELADECRRAISPFAELERAPEHVHTYRVTPLALWNARAAGHDAEQVVDAFLTYSRYPVPHSLLVDVAETMGRYGRLQLLSHPTHGLVLQALDRAVLEEVVRSRRIRPMLGARIESDTVAVHPSERGNLKQALLKLGWPAEDLAGYVDGEAHRIDLEENGWRLRDYQRAAVDSFDAGGSGVVVLPCGAGKTVVGAAAMARTGATTLILVTNTVSVHQWRSELLRRTSLTEDEIGEYSGARKEIRPVTIATYQVMASRRKGVHTHLELFEARDWGLIVYDEVHLLPAPIFRMTADLQARRRLGLTATLVREDGREGDVFSLIGPKRYDAPWKEMENQGWIAPADCVEVRVTLTESERLAYATAEPEDRYRFCASTPVKTSVVRELVQRHEGERTLVIGSYIDQLDEIGAELDTPVIKGETPVRERERLFDAFRSGGLHTLVVSKVANFSVDLPEASVAIQVSGSFGSRQEEAQRLGRVLRPKGDRRAARFYAVVARDTLDQDYAAHRQRFLAEQGYAYRIVDADDVLAGGEI encoded by the coding sequence TTCGCGGAACTGGAGCGCGCCCCCGAGCACGTGCACACCTACCGGGTGACGCCGCTGGCGCTGTGGAACGCGCGGGCCGCCGGGCACGACGCCGAACAGGTCGTAGACGCGTTCCTCACCTACTCGCGCTACCCCGTGCCGCACTCACTGCTGGTGGACGTCGCCGAGACGATGGGCCGCTACGGGCGGCTGCAACTGCTCTCCCACCCGACGCACGGCCTGGTGCTCCAGGCGCTGGACCGGGCGGTGCTGGAGGAGGTGGTGCGCTCCCGCCGGATCAGGCCGATGCTGGGTGCGCGCATCGAGTCCGACACCGTCGCGGTGCACCCCAGCGAACGCGGCAACCTCAAACAGGCCCTGCTCAAACTCGGCTGGCCCGCCGAGGACCTGGCCGGGTACGTCGACGGCGAGGCGCACCGGATCGACCTGGAGGAGAACGGCTGGCGGTTGCGCGACTACCAGCGCGCGGCGGTCGACAGCTTCGACGCGGGCGGCTCGGGCGTGGTCGTGCTGCCGTGCGGGGCGGGCAAGACCGTCGTGGGCGCGGCGGCGATGGCCCGCACCGGGGCCACCACGCTGATCCTGGTCACCAACACCGTCTCGGTGCACCAGTGGCGCTCCGAACTGCTGCGCCGCACCTCGCTCACCGAGGACGAGATCGGCGAGTACTCGGGCGCCCGCAAGGAGATCCGCCCGGTCACCATCGCCACCTACCAGGTCATGGCGTCGCGCCGGAAGGGCGTCCACACCCACCTGGAACTGTTCGAGGCGCGCGACTGGGGGCTGATCGTCTACGACGAGGTGCACCTGCTGCCCGCGCCGATCTTCCGCATGACCGCGGACCTCCAGGCGCGCCGCCGTCTGGGACTGACGGCGACGCTGGTGCGCGAGGACGGCCGCGAGGGCGACGTGTTCTCGCTGATCGGTCCCAAACGCTACGACGCGCCCTGGAAGGAGATGGAGAACCAGGGGTGGATCGCCCCGGCCGACTGCGTGGAGGTACGGGTCACGCTCACCGAGTCCGAGCGGCTGGCCTACGCCACCGCCGAACCGGAGGACCGCTACCGGTTCTGCGCCTCCACCCCCGTCAAGACCTCGGTCGTGCGGGAACTGGTGCAGCGGCACGAGGGCGAGCGGACGCTGGTGATCGGCTCCTACATCGACCAGTTGGACGAGATCGGCGCGGAACTGGACACGCCCGTCATCAAGGGGGAGACCCCGGTGAGGGAGCGGGAGCGGCTGTTCGACGCGTTCCGGTCGGGTGGGCTGCACACCCTGGTGGTGTCCAAGGTCGCCAACTTCTCCGTCGACCTGCCCGAGGCGTCCGTGGCCATCCAGGTCTCGGGGTCCTTCGGCTCCCGCCAGGAGGAGGCGCAGCGCCTGGGCCGGGTGCTGCGTCCCAAGGGCGACCGCCGGGCCGCCCGGTTCTACGCGGTGGTGGCGCGCGACACCCTCGACCAGGACTACGCGGCCCACCGGCAGCGCTTCCTCGCCGAACAGGGCTACGCCTACCGGATCGTGGACGCCGACGACGTGCTGGCGGGCGGCGAGATCTGA